A section of the Macadamia integrifolia cultivar HAES 741 chromosome 9, SCU_Mint_v3, whole genome shotgun sequence genome encodes:
- the LOC122089402 gene encoding glucosamine inositolphosphorylceramide transferase 1-like: MGSSPVVGSSGSSSIISSNSSGSCCDMSLKCWCRWRWDHCFLSSTFIFFLCSFFLFGSAATLFAWLTFSPYERPTLYSLGCQEDGEGSWSIGIYYGDSPFSLKPIESKNVFKDESAAWPIANPVVTCASLSEAGFASNFVADPFLFVQGDTLYLFYETKNSVTLQGDIGVAKSMDKGATWQQLGIALDEDWHLSYPYVFSYHDQIYMMPEGSQKGELRLYRAINFPLQWTLDRVIMKKPIVDAFVIKYSGNYWLFGSDHSGFGAKKNGELEIWYSSSPLGPWKPHKQNPIYNTNKSLGARNGGRPFIYNGNLYRIGQDCGATYGRQVRVFKVEILNKDEYKEVEVPLGIEVAKKGRNAWNGARYHHLDVQQLSSGEWVGVMDGDRVPSGDPVRRFIVGSVAVAVVVALVVLVGMLLGAVKCILPLSWCPHSSMKRSDAFSAWEWERLHLFSSKLRRFFTRVNRTSTVFRGRIKPDTCAGKIFLSLIFVVGVALMCLGVTYIYGGNGAEEAYPYKGSYSQFTLLTMTYDARLWNLKMYVKHYSRCSSVREIVVVWNKGQPPEQSEFDSVVPVTIRVEKQNSLNNRFKADPLIKTRAVLELDDDIMMTCNDVERGFRVWREHPDRIVGFYPRLIDGSPLKYRDEKYARTRKGYNLILTGAAFIDSKVAFERYWSEAAKPGREVVDKYFNCEDVLLNFLYANASSSRTVEYVKPAWALDTSKFSGAAISRNTQVHYRIRSNCLLKFSQMYGSLPDRKWGFDGRKDGWDV, encoded by the exons ATGGGTTCAAGTCCTGTTGTGGGTAGCAGCGGTAGTAGCAGTATCATCAGCAGCAACAGTAGTGGTAGTTGCTGCGACATGAGCCTTAAGTGTTGGTGCAGATGGAGATGGGATCACTGCTTCCTCTCCTccacttttattttcttcctctgCTCTTTTTTTCTATTCGGATCCGCCGCCACCTTATTCGCTTGGCTTACTTTCTCACCTTATGAACGCCCCACTCTCTATTCGCTTGGTTGTCAAGAAGATGGGGAAGGATCATGGTCAATCGGCATCTATTATGGGGACTCACCCTTCTCTTTGAAACCCATTGAGTCT AAGAATGTGTTCAAAGATGAGAGCGCGGCTTGGCCTATTGCAAACCCTGTAGTTACATGCGCTTCCTTGTCGGAAGCTGGTTTCGCTAGCAATTTTGTGGCTGATCCTTTTCTCTTTGTTCag GGGGATACACTTTATTTGTTTTATGAGACCAAGAACTCTGTCACCTTGCAAGGAGACATTGGGGTTGCAAAAAGCATGGATAAGGGTGCAACATGGCAGCAATTAGGCATTGCCTTGGATGAGGATTGGCATCTCTCTTATCCTTATGTTTTCAGCTACCATGATCAA ATATACATGATGCCCGAGGGCAGTCAGAAAGGGGAACTCCGTCTATATCGAGCTATTAACTTTCCTCTGCAGTGGACACTGGACAGGGTCATCATGAAGAAGCCCATAGTGGATGCATTTGTTATAAAATATAGTGGTAATTACTGGCTCTTTGGGTCAGATCACAGTGGTTTTGGAGCCAAGAAGAATGGAGAGTTGGAAATCTGGTATAGTAGCTCACCACTGGGTCCTTGGAAACCACACAAGCAGAACCCTATTTACAACACTAACAAGAGCTTGGGAGCTCGGAATGGAGGCAGGCCATTTATATACAATGGAAACCTCTACCGCATTGGTCAAGATTGTGGTGCAACATATGGGAGGCAAGTGCGTGTCTTCAAGGTGGAGATTCTTAATAAGGATGAATACAAGGAAGTTGAAGTTCCACTGGGCATAGAAGTGGCTAAGAAAGGCCGAAATGCTTGGAATGGTGCTCGTTACCATCACCTAGATGTTCAACAGCTAAGCTCCGGAGAATGGGTTGGGGTAATGGATGGAGATCGGGTTCCTTCAGGAGATCCTGTTCGTAGATTCATCGTTGGTTCTGTCGCAGTGGCAGTTGTAGTTGCACTCGTTGTACTAGTGGGGATGCTGCTTGGTGCTGTCAAGTGTATTTTACCCCTCAGCTGGTGTCCCCATAGCTCAATGAAAAGAAGTGATGCTTTCTCAGCCTGGGAGTGGGAGCGCTTGCATTTGTTCTCTTCCAAGCTGAGGCGATTCTTTACTCGTGTGAACAGAACTAGTACTGTTTTCAGAGGCCGGATAAAGCCCGACACCTGTGCTggaaaaattttcctttccttaataTTTGTCGTAGGGGTGGCACTAATGTGCCTGGGAGTTACATATATTTACGGTGGCAATGGTGCAGAAGAAGCCTACCCATATAAGGGATCCTATTCGCAGTTTACACTATTAACGATGACTTATGATGCTCGACTATGGAATTTGAAGATGTATGTGAAACATTATTCAAGGTGTTCGTCAGTAAGGGAGATTGTTGTGGTGTGGAACAAAGGGCAACCTCCTGAACAAAGTGAGTTTGACTCCGTTGTGCCAGTTACGATCAGAGTAGAGAAGCAGAATTCACTGAACAATcgattcaaagcagacccactGATAAAAACACGGGCTGTCCTTGAGCTTGATGATGACATCATGATGACATGTAATGATGTTGAACGAGGTTTCAGGGTCTGGCGGGAGCATCCTGATAGGATAGTTGGATTCTATCCACGTCTCATTGATGGGAGTCCATTGAAGTACAGGGATGAGAAGTATGCCCGAACTCGTAAGGGGTATAACTTGATATTGACAGGGGCTGCTTTTATTGATAGCAAAGTAGCATTTGAGAGGTACTGGAGTGAAGCAGCAAAGCCAGGGAGGGAGGTGGTAGATAAGTATTTCAACTGTGAGGATGTGCTTCTGAATTTCTTGTATGCAAATGCCAGCTCGTCACGGACTGTGGAGTATGTAAAGCCAGCATGGGCACTTGACACATCAAAGTTCTCTGGGGCTGCAATCAGCAGGAACACACAGGTGCACTACCGAATAAGAAGTAATTGTCTTCTTAAATTCTCACAGATGTACGGGAGTCTGCCTGATCGGAAATGGGGATTTGATGGTCGGAAGGATGGTTGGGATGTATAG
- the LOC122089900 gene encoding CASP-like protein 4B1: MENSEDNTPNLHSQTTGSVAPANIETQPSSYRSIIHRWRREDLLKKGQVVLRTSGLLFSLLSFIIMAANKHGNGWENFDKYEEYRYLLAIALLSTLYTIAQVLRQIHEFSTGKYILSLRGLNYLDFIGDQIMAYLLVSAASTAVPLTNRMREGADNIFTDSSSASISMAFLAFVVVASSALISGYKLSTQTYI; this comes from the exons ATGGAGAATTCGGAAGATAACACACCGAATCTACACAGTCAAACAACTGGATCTGTGGCGCCGGCCAACATCGAGACCCAACCATCGTCGTATAGGTCGATCATCCATAGATGGCGAAGAGAAGATTTATTGAAGAAAGGTCAGGTGGTGTTAAGGACGTCAGGTTTACTCTTCTCATTGCTTTCGTTTATAATCATGGCTGCTAACAAGCACGGCAACGGTTGGGAGAATTTCGATAAATATGAAGAATATAG GTATTTGTTAGCAATTGCCCTACTTTCAACTCTTTATACGATAGCTCAGGTTTTGCGCCAAATTCACGAATTTTCTACCGGGAAATACATTTTATCGCTGCGGGGATTGAACTATCTGGACTTCATTGGCGATCAG ATCATGGCCTACTTGTTGGTGTCTGCGGCATCAACAGCAGTTCCATTGACGAATAGAATGAGAGAAGGGGCAGATAATATATTCACAGACTCATCTTCGGCTTCAATAAGTATGGCTTTCTTGGCCTTTGTGGTGGTGGCGTCGTCGGCTCTAATATCTGGATATAAGCTCTCTACTCAAACATATATCTga
- the LOC122088716 gene encoding WRKY transcription factor WRKY24-like: protein MASSYTGSLETSTNSNPFFTFSNQFMTTSFSDLLSADDDSETLKRERINMSQELSLSDRIADRTGGAGVPKFKSLHPPSLPLSPPAPSPSSYFAIPPGLSPTELLDSPLLLSSSTILPSPTTGTLPGHGFNWKNNSANFQQGVKQEETNNFNFSFLPQTRPAMSSGSMFQSSSATSSTAETLKGQREAWNQPEPNQKTDLIATVKSEFVPNQSFSPEISSIQTNTQGSGGYQSDYSHYPQNTMSVREQRRSEDGYNWRKYGQKQVKGSENPRSYYKCTFPNCPTKKKLERSLDGHITEIVYKGSHNHPKPQSTRRNSGSSQSIQASAAPTSEIPDQSMTHGATQADSVATPDNSSVSMGDDDFDQSKSGGDEIDEDEPDAKRWKNYGDLEGISAAGSRTVREPRVVVQTTSDIDILDDGYRWRKYGQKVVKGNPNPRSYYKCTFVGCPVRKHVERASHDYRAVITTYEGKHNHDVPAARGSGGHSVNRPLPDNNNNSNNNAVMAIRPLPTSNGFSHNSAHTFHSLKVPKSEGQTAFTLEMLQSPGGFGFSGFGNSMISYMNQQEYRD, encoded by the exons ATGGCTTCTTCGTATACGGGTAGTTTAGAGACCTCAACGAATTCTAATCCATTTTTCACGTTTTCAAACCAATTCATGACTACTTCCTTCTCCGATCTTCTCTCCGCTGATGATGACTCTGAAACTCTCAAACGAGAACGAATTAACATGAGCCAGGAACTCTCACTTTCTGATCGTATCGCTGATCGAACTGGTGGTGCTGGTGTTCCTAAATTCAAGTCTTTGCATCCTCCTTCACTACCTTTGTCTCCTCCagctccttctccttcttcttactTTGCAATCCCACCTGGGTTAAGTCCCACCGAGCTCTTGGATTCACCTTtacttctctcctcttctact ATTCTACCTTCCCCAACAACTGGAACTCTGCCTGGCCATGGATTCAATTGGAAGAATAACTCTGCTAATTTCCAGCAAGGTGTGAAGCAGGAAGAGACAAATAACttcaatttctctttcctacccCAAACACGACCTGCCATGTCTTCTGGATCGATGTTTCAGTCTTCTTCAGCAACATCTTCTACG GCTGAAACCTTGAAAGGACAACGAGAAGCATGGAATCAGCCGGAACCCAACCAGAAAACCGATTTGATTGCCACTGTGAAATCCGAGTTCGTCCCAAACCAGAGCTTCTCTCCTGAGATTTCTTCTATTCAAACCAATACCCAAGGGAGTGGTGGATATCAATCTGATTACAGTCACTACCCTCAGAACACTATGTCCGTCAGAGAGCAGAGGAGATCGGaagatgggtacaattggagaAAATATGGGCAGAAACAGGTGAAAGGGAGTGAAAATCCACGCAGTTATTACAAGTGCACCTTCCCAAATTGTCCAACCAAGAAGAAATTGGAGAGGTCCTTGGACGGACACATTACTGAGATAGTCTATAAAGGAAGCCACAACCATCCCAAACCTCAGTCCACAAGAAGGAATTCAGGTTCTTCTCAGTCAATTCAAGCTTCTGCAGCTCCAACGTCAGAAATCCCTGATCAATCAATGACCCACGGTGCGACACAAGCAGATTCTGTTGCAACTCCAGATAATTCTTCAGTCTCAATGGGGGATGACGATTTTGACCAGAGTAAATCAGGAGGAGATgaaattgatgaagatgaacctGATGCCAAACGATG GAAGAACTATGGTGACCTTGAGGGTATCTCAGCTGCTGGGAGTAGAacagtgagagaaccaagggtTGTAGTTCAAACTACAAGTGATATTGACATTCTTGATGATGGGTATAGATGGAGGAAATATGGGCAGAAAGTTGTGAAGGGGAATCCTAACCCAAG GAGCTACTACAAGTGTACATTTGTGGGATGTCCAGTGAGGAAGCATGTGGAGAGAGCATCCCATGACTACAGAGCAGTGATCACAACTTATGAGGGGAAACACAATCACGATGTTCCGGCTGCCCGTGGTAGCGGCGGCCATTCAGTCAATAGGCCATTACctgataacaacaacaacagcaacaataaTGCAGTAATGGCTATTAGGCCTTTGCCGACTAGCAATGGCTTCAGCCACAATTCTGCTCACACTTTTCATAGTTTAAAAGTACCAAAATCAGAAGGGCAAACAGCCTTTACTCTAGAGATGCTACAAAGCCCAGGTGGTTTTGGGTTCTCAGGGTTTGGGAACTCCATGATCTCCTACATGAATCAACAAGAATACAGAGATTGA